One genomic window of Papaver somniferum cultivar HN1 unplaced genomic scaffold, ASM357369v1 unplaced-scaffold_150, whole genome shotgun sequence includes the following:
- the LOC113335854 gene encoding endoglucanase 9-like isoform X2: MFFNAQRSGPLPKHNNVSWRGNSGMKDGVIGHNLVGGFYDGGDAIKFNFPQSFAMTMLSWSVIEYSGKYKASGELNHVKEIIKWGTDYLLKTFDNSADTIDRIYAQVGTGDTSGWSRRIGTPNEHWCWMRPEDMDYPRDVHECHRCTDLAAEMAAALASASIVFKDNKKYSKKLVHGAETLYKFARDKRGRYTADIADASIFYNSTSYWDEFIWGATWLYYATGNTSYLERATSRVLAKHAGAFSAGVNYGIPSWENKLTGSQVLLSRLRIFLSPGYPYEDMLSTFHNQTENVMCSYLPVFRNFKRTKGGLIKLNYGAPQPLQYVVQAAFLANLYADYLDAAGIPGWYCGPNFFTTQLMHDFAKTQIDYILGKNPLKMSYVVGFGQRYPKHVHHRAASIPKNKIKYTCEGGWKWRDTNKPDPNTIIGAMVGGPDKHDGFRDVRANYNYTEPTLAGNAGLVAALVGLSSKGKAANSIDMSTMFSKVPPMFPPMAPGPAPWKP, translated from the exons ATGTTCTTCAATGCTCAACGCT CTGGACCTCTTCCTAAGCATAATAATGTTTCTTGGAGAGGAAATTCTGGTATGAAAGATGGGGTTATTGGCCACAATCTAGTTGGTGGTTTCTATGATGGTGGAGATGCTATCAAATTCAACTTCCCACAATCTTTTGCAATGACCATGTTGAGTTGGAGTGTAATTGAATACAGCGGCAAATACAAAGCTTCTGGTGAGCTTAACCATGTAAAGGAGATTATCAAGTGGGGTACTGATTATCTCCTTAAGACTTTTGATAATTCTGCTGATACCATTGACAGGATTTATGCACAG GTTGGAACAGGAGACACTTCAGGATGGAGTAGAAGGATTGGTACTCCTAATGAGCATTGGTGCTGGATGAGGCCTGAGGACATGGACTATCCAAGGGATGTGCACGAGTGCCATCGATGCACGGATCTTGCAGCTGAAATGGCTGCTGCCTTAGCTTCTGCATCGATCGTATTCAAAGACAACAAGAAATACTCTAAAAAGCTAGTTCATGGTGCTGAGACTCTTTATAAATTCGCTCGGGATAAAAGAGGTAGATACACTGCTGATATTGCAGATGCTTCGATTTTCTATAATTCCACTAGTTACTGGGACGAGTTCATCTGGGGTGCAACGTGGTTATATTATGCTACTGGTAACACTTCTTACCTTGAACGCGCTACATCACGAGTTCTAGCAAAACATGCTGGTGCTTTCTCTGCTGGCGTTAATTATGGTATTCCTAGTTGGGAAAACAAACTTACTGGTTCTCAA GTTCTTCTGAGCAGATTAAGAATCTTCTTGAGTCCTGGGTACCCGTATGAAGatatgttgagcactttccaCAATCAGACTGAAAATGTCATGTGTTCTTACCTACCTGTTTTCAGGAACTTCAAACGAACTAAAG GAGGTTTGATAAAATTAAACTATGGAGCTCCACAGCCACTTCAATATGTTGTCCAAGCTGCATTTTTAGCAAACTTATATGCCGATTATCTTGATGCTGCCGGTATACCAGGATGGTATTGTGGACCTAATTTCTTTACAACTCAACTAATGCATGATTTCGCCAAAACCCAG ATTGATTATATCCTTGGAAAGAATCCTCTGAAGATGAGTTATGTTGTTGGATTTGGACAGCGTTATCCAAAACATGTTCACCACAGGGCCGCATCAATTCCTAAGAATAAAATTAAATATACTTGTGAAGGAGGATGGAAATGGAGGGATACTAATAAACCAGATcctaatacaatcattggagCCATGGTTGGTGGACCTGACAAGCATGATGGGTTTCGCGACGTGCGTGCAAACTACAATTACACGGAGCCAACACTTGCAGGTAATGCAGGTTTGGTTGCTGCACTGGTCGGTTTATCAAGTAAAGGGAAAGCTGCGAATTCCATTGACATGAGCACAATGTTCTCAAAAGTACCACCAATGTTCCCTCCAATGGCACCTGGCCCAGCTCCGTGGAAACCATAA
- the LOC113335854 gene encoding endoglucanase 25-like isoform X1 yields the protein MANAGDDDTSKNPNDFEKANLDEAQESRLLGGRKEKYVHLGRTICVTILAVAFIVGLITFIVQIDPHDQSDSSHDNDGLIVSIIRKVIPRKQLQPDKYTQALRKALMFFNAQRSGPLPKHNNVSWRGNSGMKDGVIGHNLVGGFYDGGDAIKFNFPQSFAMTMLSWSVIEYSGKYKASGELNHVKEIIKWGTDYLLKTFDNSADTIDRIYAQVGTGDTSGWSRRIGTPNEHWCWMRPEDMDYPRDVHECHRCTDLAAEMAAALASASIVFKDNKKYSKKLVHGAETLYKFARDKRGRYTADIADASIFYNSTSYWDEFIWGATWLYYATGNTSYLERATSRVLAKHAGAFSAGVNYGIPSWENKLTGSQVLLSRLRIFLSPGYPYEDMLSTFHNQTENVMCSYLPVFRNFKRTKGGLIKLNYGAPQPLQYVVQAAFLANLYADYLDAAGIPGWYCGPNFFTTQLMHDFAKTQIDYILGKNPLKMSYVVGFGQRYPKHVHHRAASIPKNKIKYTCEGGWKWRDTNKPDPNTIIGAMVGGPDKHDGFRDVRANYNYTEPTLAGNAGLVAALVGLSSKGKAANSIDMSTMFSKVPPMFPPMAPGPAPWKP from the exons atggcAAATGCAGGAGATGACGATACAAGTAAAAATCCAAATGATTTTGAGAAAGCAAATTTAGATGAAGCACAAGAAAGTAGGTTATTAGGtggtaggaaggaaaaatatGTTCATCTTGGCCGTACAATATGTGTTACTATTCTTGCTGTTGCTTTCATAGTTGGTCTTATTACATTCATTGTTCAAATTGATCCTCATGATCAGTCGGATTCTTCTCATGATAATGATGGTCTTATTGTATCCATTATCAGAAAGGTTATTCCTCGAAAGCAGCTTCAGCCTGATAAATACACTCAAGCTCTTCGTAAAGCTCTCATGTTCTTCAATGCTCAACGCT CTGGACCTCTTCCTAAGCATAATAATGTTTCTTGGAGAGGAAATTCTGGTATGAAAGATGGGGTTATTGGCCACAATCTAGTTGGTGGTTTCTATGATGGTGGAGATGCTATCAAATTCAACTTCCCACAATCTTTTGCAATGACCATGTTGAGTTGGAGTGTAATTGAATACAGCGGCAAATACAAAGCTTCTGGTGAGCTTAACCATGTAAAGGAGATTATCAAGTGGGGTACTGATTATCTCCTTAAGACTTTTGATAATTCTGCTGATACCATTGACAGGATTTATGCACAG GTTGGAACAGGAGACACTTCAGGATGGAGTAGAAGGATTGGTACTCCTAATGAGCATTGGTGCTGGATGAGGCCTGAGGACATGGACTATCCAAGGGATGTGCACGAGTGCCATCGATGCACGGATCTTGCAGCTGAAATGGCTGCTGCCTTAGCTTCTGCATCGATCGTATTCAAAGACAACAAGAAATACTCTAAAAAGCTAGTTCATGGTGCTGAGACTCTTTATAAATTCGCTCGGGATAAAAGAGGTAGATACACTGCTGATATTGCAGATGCTTCGATTTTCTATAATTCCACTAGTTACTGGGACGAGTTCATCTGGGGTGCAACGTGGTTATATTATGCTACTGGTAACACTTCTTACCTTGAACGCGCTACATCACGAGTTCTAGCAAAACATGCTGGTGCTTTCTCTGCTGGCGTTAATTATGGTATTCCTAGTTGGGAAAACAAACTTACTGGTTCTCAA GTTCTTCTGAGCAGATTAAGAATCTTCTTGAGTCCTGGGTACCCGTATGAAGatatgttgagcactttccaCAATCAGACTGAAAATGTCATGTGTTCTTACCTACCTGTTTTCAGGAACTTCAAACGAACTAAAG GAGGTTTGATAAAATTAAACTATGGAGCTCCACAGCCACTTCAATATGTTGTCCAAGCTGCATTTTTAGCAAACTTATATGCCGATTATCTTGATGCTGCCGGTATACCAGGATGGTATTGTGGACCTAATTTCTTTACAACTCAACTAATGCATGATTTCGCCAAAACCCAG ATTGATTATATCCTTGGAAAGAATCCTCTGAAGATGAGTTATGTTGTTGGATTTGGACAGCGTTATCCAAAACATGTTCACCACAGGGCCGCATCAATTCCTAAGAATAAAATTAAATATACTTGTGAAGGAGGATGGAAATGGAGGGATACTAATAAACCAGATcctaatacaatcattggagCCATGGTTGGTGGACCTGACAAGCATGATGGGTTTCGCGACGTGCGTGCAAACTACAATTACACGGAGCCAACACTTGCAGGTAATGCAGGTTTGGTTGCTGCACTGGTCGGTTTATCAAGTAAAGGGAAAGCTGCGAATTCCATTGACATGAGCACAATGTTCTCAAAAGTACCACCAATGTTCCCTCCAATGGCACCTGGCCCAGCTCCGTGGAAACCATAA